The genomic window ACGCCCGCCCGTGCCCGAGCTTGAAGCGACGGTCGGCCCAGATGACGAGGACCGCGACACCGATGCACCACAGTGACTCGTAGAGGAAGGTCGGGTGATAGGTGCCCGGCACCCGTCCGTCCGTGGCGGACGTGATCTCCACGGCCCAGGGCAGCTCGGTCGGCCGACCGTACAGCTCCTGGTTGAACCAGTTGCCCCACCGCCCGATCGCCTGCGCCAGCGCGATGCCGGGCGCGACGGCGTCGGCGTACGCGGGAAGCGGGATGCCACGCCGACGGCACCCGATCCACGCACCCACCGCACCGAGGGCGATCGCGCCCCAGATGCCGAGCCCGCCCTCCCAGACCTTGAAGGCGTCCACCCAGTCACGGCCCTCGCTGAAGTACAGCTCGTAGTCCGTGATCACGTGGTAGAGCCGTCCGCCGATCAGGCCGAAAGGCACGGCCCAGACCGCGATGTCGGCGACCGTACCGGCGCGCCCGCCCCGGGCGACCCAGCGTTTGTTGCCGAGCCAGACGGCTACGAAGACACCGATGATGATGCAGAAGGCGTAGCCGCGCAGCGGGACGGGACCGAGGTACAGCACCCCGCGCGACGGGCTGGGAATGTAGGCAAGTTCCATGGCAGGGTCGACGCTACCTTGCCGGGCACGGCCGACGGCAGGCACCCCGGCAACGGGTCCATAACGCCGTGCCCCAACGTCCTTGACGCCCTACGGGCCCCGCAGGACTCCCCCCACGGCCCAACACGGCCCGCTCGGCCACCCCGAGCCTCACCCCTTTGCCTTCGCCTCCACCATCTGCTTCAGCTTGGCGGGGGTCATGGACTGGTCCGCGTAGATGTTGGTGCCGTTGAGGAAGACGCTCGGTGTGCCGGAGAAGCCGCCCTTCTGGAAGGCCTTGTTCGACTTCGCGACCCAGCTGGTGTGCGTGCCGTTCTCGACGCAGGTGCGGAAGGCGGAGGTGTCCAGCCCGTCCACCTTCTGCGCCAGGTCGAGCAGCTTGGCGTCACTGGCGAAGTCGTCGCTCGTCTCGGCGGGCTGGTTCTCGAACAGCGCGTCGTGGTAGGCGGGGAACCTGCCCTCGTTCTGCGCGCACGCGGCGGCGTTGGCGGCCTTGCGGGAGCCGCTGCCGCCCATGTTCCCGTCGATCAGGGTGGCGAGGTGGTACTCGACCTTCAGCTTTCCGGCCTCGGTCAGCTCGTGGATCGTCGAGCGGTACGCGTCCTCGAAGGACTTGCAGGCCGGGCAGCGGAAGTCCTCCCACACCGAAAGGGTCGACTCGGCACCGGCGTCCCCGACGGGGATCACGAGGCTGTCCTCGCCATTGGCCCCCGAGGGCGCCACGACCGGGCCCGCGGTGTCGGCGTCCTTGTCCGCGTTCGCCGCCACGACGCCGATCACGCCGGCCAGCCCCAGCACACACAGCACCGAGGCGCCCACGATCAGCACCCGACGGCGCTTCTCGGCGGCCTTCTGCTTCTCGCGCTCCTCCGCCAGCCGTTCACGGGCGGTGCGCTTTCCCTCACGGTTCTTCTCGCTCACATCCCGCAGAACGAACCGGGGAGGCGCACCGCGCCTCCCCGATCCCACTTCCACCCGTTCGAGTGAGCGGATGACCCGTTACGTCCAGCGATCCCCGTACGACAAACGGGTGAACGTCACGCGCCCCCTCACACGCCGGGTGACACGCCGGTCACGCGCTCCGGCGCACGCCCTTCGCGAGGTCGCCCGCCAGCTCCCGTACGGCGTCCAGGCCGGCCGCCTCGTCCGGCGCGTCCAGCATCCGCTTCACGAACGCGGACCCGACGATCACACCGTCGGCGAACTGGGCCACCTCGGCGGCCTGCTCGGCGTTGGAGACACCGAGCCCGACGCAGACCGGCAGCCCGGTGCCCGTGGCCCGGGTGCGCTGGACCAGGTCCTGGGCCTGCGCGCCCACCGACTCCCGGGTGCCCGTGACGCCCATCAGCGAGGCGGCGTAGACGAAGCCGCTGCCCGCCGCGGTGATCTCGCCGAGGCGGGCGTCCTTGCTGCTGGGCGCGACGACGAAGACCGTGCCGAGGCCGTGTTTCTCGGCGTGTTCCCTCCACAGCGCCGACTCCTGGACGGGCAGGTCGGGGAGGATGCAACCCGCGCCACCCGCCTCGGCGAGCTCGGCCGTGAAGCGCTCGACGCCGTAGCGGTCGATCGGGTTCCAGTACGTCATGACGAGTACGGGCTTCCCGGTGGCCTCGAAGGCCTCCCGGACCGTGCGCATCACATCCGCGATCTTGACGCCGCCGCGCAGGGCGATGTCGTCGGCGGTCTGGATGACGGGACCGTCGAGGACCGGATCGCTGTGCGGCAGACCGACCTCGACGACGTCGGCACCGCCCTCGAAGACCGCCTTGATCGCGGCGATGCCGCCGTCGACGGTCGGGAACCCGGCCGGCAGATAGGCGATGAGCGCGGACCGCCCCTCCGCCTTCGCCGCGGCGAGGGTGTCACTCAACAGCTGGATGTTCCCGCTCACTTGGCGTCCCCCTCGATCTCGGCGAGATCGGCCGCGTCGGCGGCGACCTCGGCGTCGGCACCGGTTTCGTACAGGCCGAAGTAGCGCGCGGCCGTGTCCATGTCCTTGTCGCCGCGCCCGGACAGGTTGACGACGATCAGCCCGTCCTTGCCCAGTTCCTTGCCGACCTCCAGGGCACCGGCGAGCGCGTGCGCGCTCTCGATCGCCGGGATGATGCCCTCGGCGCGCGACAGCAGACGCAGCGCCTGCATGGCCGCGTCGTCGGTGACCGCGCGGTACTCGCCGCGACCGCTGTCCTTGAGGTACGAGTGCTCGGGGCCGATGCCCGGGTAGTCGAGGCCCGCGGAGATCGAGTACGGCTCGGTGATCTGGCCTTCCTCGTCCTGTAGGACGTACGACCGCGAGCCGTGCAGGATGCCCGGCTCACCGGCGGTCAGGGTCGCCGCGTGCTCACCGGTCTCGATGCCGTGGCCGGCCGGTTCGCAGCCGATGAGGCGTACGCCGGCGTCCGGGATGAAGGCGTGGAAGAGCCCGATGGCGTTGGACCCGCCGCCCACGCAGGCGACGGCGGCGTCGGGAAGCCGCCCGGCGCGTTCGAGGAGCTGGCGCCGCGCCTCGACCCCGATGACCCGGTGGAAGTCGCGGACCATGGCGGGGAAGGGATGGGGCCCTGCCACGGTGCCGAACAGGTAGTGCGTACGGTCGACGTTGGCGACCCAGTCCCGGAACGCCTCGTTGATGGCGTCCTTGAGGGTCCGGGAGCCGGACTTCACGGCGACGACCTCGGCGCCGAGCATGCGCATGCGCGCGACGTTGAGGGCCTGCCGCTGGGTGTCGATCTCGCCCATGTAGATGGTGCACTCGAGCCCGAAGAGGGCGCAGGCGGTGGCGGTGGCGACGCCGTGCTGGCCCGCTCCCGTCTCGGCGATGACCCGGGTCTTGCCCATGCGCTTGGTGAGCAGGGCCTGCCCGAGCACGTTGTTGATCTTGTGCGACCCGGTGTGGTTAAGGTCCTCGCGCTTGAGGAACACCCGCGCACCGCCGGCGTGCTCGGCGAACCGGGGCACCTCGGTGAGCGAACTGGGCCGCCCCGTGTAGTTCACGAGCAGATCGTCGAGCTCACGCGCGAACTCGGGGTCGTGCTTCGCCTTGTCGTACTCCACGGCGACCTCGTCCACGGCGGCGACCAGGGCCTCCGGGATGAACTTGCCGCCGAACACGCCGAAGTACCCCTCGGCAGTAGGAACCTGACCCTCCGGGTCGGGAATGAAGAACTCACTGGACATGCGGTTACCTCGCAGGGGCGTAGCCCCATCGTTGATCGGACGAAGAATCACAGTGCGTACGCACGCGTGCGTAGCCCTCGGAGCCCGTTCACCCACCCACCCGTCCTGACTGCCGACAGGGGGAGCAACAGACCTTCACGAGAGCGGCCCCGAGCAGCCCAGCCGTTCAGAGGTCGGAAGTCGCCCCCAGCGCCCGCCTCGGTCGGCGTGGCGCATCGCCGGCCGCCTCCCTCGCCACCGCTTCTCCTCACCGCCGCCGCCCCGATTTCCCGCCACAACGGCGAGGAACCAGGAAGGCGTGGATCGGTGGTGGCGAACTGGGCCGGGAGGACTCATGGACCGGCGGGGACGAAGCACCCGGCGCTCACAAGGGAACGCGGATCAGCTCGCCGCAGGGACCCGGCGCGTACGCCGGCGGGGCCATCGCATGCCGTTCACCTGGCCCGGCTCGTCACCGATGACATAGCGGACCCGGCGCCCGTGCACGCGGCGGGCGGGCGCCCGGCAGCCACGGGGACGGCACCCGCGCGCGAGGCGGGCGTAGGGGTCCCTGGAGGTCATGGTGATCGAGAACATCGAGAGACAGCCTACCGGCCCCGGATCACCCGTGTGGGCGACATCGGCCCTGGGTGAAGACGGCACAGCGGCCGACCGTACGCATCCCGCGACGCCCACGGACGCCGGCCCGGCCGACCTCACGCAATCCACCACTCCGACCACCGGGCCGACCCCCGGTCGGTCGGCGGCGATGGCGTCGCGGTGAGGGGCCGGGCGCATCGGCCGTCAGCTCCGCCCGTGCCGCAGCGCCGGGTGTTCGCCCGCCGCGACGAGGTCGGCGACTGCGGTCTTGGGGTCCTTGCCCGTGACGAGGGACTCGCCCACGAGGACCGCGTCGGCGCCGGCGTTGGCGTAGGCGATGAGGTCGTGCGGGCCCCGGACGCCGGACTCGGCGATCTTGACGATGGAGTCGGGGATCTCGGGGGCGACGCGCTCGAACGTGGTGCGGTCGACCTCGAGGGTCTTGAGGTTGCGCGCGTTGACGCCGATCACCCGGGCGCCGGCGTCGACCGCCCGCTCGACCTCGTCCTCGTCGTGGACCTCGACGAGCGGGGTGAGCCCGATGGACTCGGCGCGCTCGATCAGCGACTCCAGCGCCGACTGGTCGAGGGCCGCGACGATCAGCAGGACCACATCGGCGCCGTACGCCCGGGCCTCCCACAGCTGGTACGAGGTGACGATGAAGTCCTTGCGCAGGACGGGGATGTCCACGCGCGCGCGGACCGCCTCCAGGTCGGCCAGCGAGCCGCCGAAGCGGCGCTGCTCGGTGAGGACGGAGATGACCGCCGCACCGCCGGCCTCGTAGTCGGCGGCGAGGCCGGCCGGGTCGGCGATCGCGGCGAGCGCGCCCTTGGAGGGGCTGGACCGCTTGACCTCGCAGATCACCTTGACGCCGTCGCCGCGCAGGGCGGCCGCGCCGTCCTTGGCCGCCGGAGCCTTCGCCGCGCGCTCCTTGAGCTCGTCGAGGCTGACGCGCGCCTGCCGCTCCGCGAGGTCGGCACGGACTCCGTCGATGATCTCGTCGAGCACACTCACGCGAGCGGCCCCCTTTCAGACGGTGGAAATCGGTGACAACGTTTGACGGTCTTGTCTTGACAGTCGAGCGGTTCTCATGAGTCTGGCAGTTCACTGCGATGGTATCCGGAGGAGGGCGTAGGCCTCGCATCCGGTTGACGGCGGTCCCATTACCTGGACGTTCACCGTTTGATCAAGGACGGAGCCAGCCACCGAACGGCAGGTTCCGGACGATCGTGAAAACGAGCACCAACGCGCCGAGCGCCCACAACTGAACGGGGCCGAGTGCGAACCGCAACGGCCGTCCCCGCACCGCACGGACCACCCAGACGGTCCACAGCACCGCGCAGCCCAGGAAGCCCGCCACGGCCAGCGCGTTGTCGGTGAGGGCTGTCGCGAGGTCCCCGTGCGCGAAGGCGTGCGCGCTGCGCAGGCCGCCGCAGCCGGGGCAGTAGAGGCCGGTGAAGCGCCACAGGGGGCAGACCGGGTAGTGGCCGGGCTCGTTGGGGTCCACGGCCGCGACGTAGGCGAAGGCCCCGCCGACGGCCGTGAGCACTCCGGCGGGCACCAGAAGCTCGCGCAGCACGCGGCTCGTGGCGCGACCGGCGGTCGCGTCGGCCGTGTCGGC from Streptomyces sp. DSM 40750 includes these protein-coding regions:
- the trpA gene encoding tryptophan synthase subunit alpha; amino-acid sequence: MSGNIQLLSDTLAAAKAEGRSALIAYLPAGFPTVDGGIAAIKAVFEGGADVVEVGLPHSDPVLDGPVIQTADDIALRGGVKIADVMRTVREAFEATGKPVLVMTYWNPIDRYGVERFTAELAEAGGAGCILPDLPVQESALWREHAEKHGLGTVFVVAPSSKDARLGEITAAGSGFVYAASLMGVTGTRESVGAQAQDLVQRTRATGTGLPVCVGLGVSNAEQAAEVAQFADGVIVGSAFVKRMLDAPDEAAGLDAVRELAGDLAKGVRRSA
- a CDS encoding DUF2752 domain-containing protein; its protein translation is MRCVNAETQPAAPPPRADTADATAGRATSRVLRELLVPAGVLTAVGGAFAYVAAVDPNEPGHYPVCPLWRFTGLYCPGCGGLRSAHAFAHGDLATALTDNALAVAGFLGCAVLWTVWVVRAVRGRPLRFALGPVQLWALGALVLVFTIVRNLPFGGWLRP
- the lgt gene encoding prolipoprotein diacylglyceryl transferase: MELAYIPSPSRGVLYLGPVPLRGYAFCIIIGVFVAVWLGNKRWVARGGRAGTVADIAVWAVPFGLIGGRLYHVITDYELYFSEGRDWVDAFKVWEGGLGIWGAIALGAVGAWIGCRRRGIPLPAYADAVAPGIALAQAIGRWGNWFNQELYGRPTELPWAVEITSATDGRVPGTYHPTFLYESLWCIGVAVLVIWADRRFKLGHGRAFALYVAAYCAGRFWIEYMRVDDAHHILGLRLNNWTALFVFILAVIYLVLSARKRPGREEVVEPGVSDGDGDEGAAAADLEKAEESEAAETSGKSGKPSGKSEKPSGKSDEKADKGEKDDATSDSVVEKKAESAEKS
- the trpC gene encoding indole-3-glycerol phosphate synthase TrpC yields the protein MSVLDEIIDGVRADLAERQARVSLDELKERAAKAPAAKDGAAALRGDGVKVICEVKRSSPSKGALAAIADPAGLAADYEAGGAAVISVLTEQRRFGGSLADLEAVRARVDIPVLRKDFIVTSYQLWEARAYGADVVLLIVAALDQSALESLIERAESIGLTPLVEVHDEDEVERAVDAGARVIGVNARNLKTLEVDRTTFERVAPEIPDSIVKIAESGVRGPHDLIAYANAGADAVLVGESLVTGKDPKTAVADLVAAGEHPALRHGRS
- a CDS encoding DsbA family protein gives rise to the protein MSEKNREGKRTARERLAEEREKQKAAEKRRRVLIVGASVLCVLGLAGVIGVVAANADKDADTAGPVVAPSGANGEDSLVIPVGDAGAESTLSVWEDFRCPACKSFEDAYRSTIHELTEAGKLKVEYHLATLIDGNMGGSGSRKAANAAACAQNEGRFPAYHDALFENQPAETSDDFASDAKLLDLAQKVDGLDTSAFRTCVENGTHTSWVAKSNKAFQKGGFSGTPSVFLNGTNIYADQSMTPAKLKQMVEAKAKG
- the trpM gene encoding tryptophan biosynthesis modulator TrpM, with translation MFSITMTSRDPYARLARGCRPRGCRAPARRVHGRRVRYVIGDEPGQVNGMRWPRRRTRRVPAAS
- the trpB gene encoding tryptophan synthase subunit beta; translation: MSSEFFIPDPEGQVPTAEGYFGVFGGKFIPEALVAAVDEVAVEYDKAKHDPEFARELDDLLVNYTGRPSSLTEVPRFAEHAGGARVFLKREDLNHTGSHKINNVLGQALLTKRMGKTRVIAETGAGQHGVATATACALFGLECTIYMGEIDTQRQALNVARMRMLGAEVVAVKSGSRTLKDAINEAFRDWVANVDRTHYLFGTVAGPHPFPAMVRDFHRVIGVEARRQLLERAGRLPDAAVACVGGGSNAIGLFHAFIPDAGVRLIGCEPAGHGIETGEHAATLTAGEPGILHGSRSYVLQDEEGQITEPYSISAGLDYPGIGPEHSYLKDSGRGEYRAVTDDAAMQALRLLSRAEGIIPAIESAHALAGALEVGKELGKDGLIVVNLSGRGDKDMDTAARYFGLYETGADAEVAADAADLAEIEGDAK